From the Clavibacter phaseoli genome, one window contains:
- the rsrA gene encoding mycothiol system anti-sigma-R factor has product MSDCGCDKAKKDLEEYLHHELDKADAADIREHMANCPDCAREHRVGVVLRDTVRRACTEAAPEDLRTQVMEKLRAIQATH; this is encoded by the coding sequence ATGAGCGACTGCGGCTGCGACAAGGCCAAGAAGGATCTCGAGGAGTACCTGCACCACGAGCTCGACAAGGCGGACGCCGCGGACATCCGCGAGCACATGGCGAACTGCCCGGACTGCGCGCGCGAGCACCGCGTCGGCGTCGTCCTGCGGGACACCGTGCGCCGCGCCTGCACCGAGGCGGCACCGGAGGACCTGCGCACGCAGGTGATGGAGAAGCTGCGGGCCATCCAGGCCACGCACTGA